In one Cystobacter fuscus DSM 2262 genomic region, the following are encoded:
- a CDS encoding NADP-dependent glyceraldehyde-3-phosphate dehydrogenase: protein MTSLEELFPSEEQIPASVRLPAYVEQREYLIGGELRMWGGELNPVRSPVFVKTARGVEQKVIGATPLLTSQESLEALRAAVKAYDHGRGVWPSMRVAERIEHVERFLVAMRAQRTAVVNLLMWEIGKTQGDSEKEFDRTIDLIVETIRALKELDRTSSRFVQEQGIMAQIRRAPIGVALCMGPYNYPLNETFSTLFPALLMGNAVIFKPAKFGVLLVRPLLEAFRDCFPPGVINIIYGRGRETVGALMESGEVDLFAFIGTNKGASELKRMHPHPHRLKSVLGLDAKNPAIILDDADLDNTVKECITGTLSFNGQRCTALKVLLVHRKVVKPFLERFSAAVDKLKPGMPWTPGVALTPLPEPGKTDYLRGLVDDAVSKGAKVVNELGGKVNQSFFFPAVVYPVTRDMRLATEEQFGPVIPVMVFDEDEEAVRYVVESQFGQQLSLFGQDSARIGRFIDAFANQVGRINLNCQCQRGPDTFPFNGRKDSAEGTLSVADALRVFSIRTLVAAKTTKENTTLVQSILTRRESDFLTTDFLF from the coding sequence ATGACTTCCCTCGAAGAGCTCTTTCCCTCCGAAGAACAGATTCCCGCCAGCGTGCGGCTGCCCGCGTACGTGGAGCAGCGCGAGTACCTCATCGGGGGCGAGCTGCGCATGTGGGGGGGAGAGCTCAACCCGGTGCGCAGCCCGGTGTTCGTGAAGACGGCACGGGGCGTGGAGCAGAAGGTGATTGGCGCCACGCCGCTGCTCACCTCCCAGGAGTCGCTCGAGGCGCTGCGGGCGGCGGTGAAGGCGTATGACCATGGCCGGGGCGTGTGGCCGAGCATGCGCGTGGCCGAGCGCATCGAGCACGTCGAGCGCTTCCTCGTGGCCATGCGCGCCCAGCGCACCGCGGTGGTGAACCTCTTGATGTGGGAGATCGGCAAGACGCAGGGCGACTCGGAGAAGGAGTTCGACCGGACGATTGATCTCATCGTCGAGACGATCCGCGCGCTCAAGGAGTTGGACCGCACCTCGTCGCGCTTCGTGCAGGAGCAGGGCATCATGGCGCAGATCCGCCGGGCGCCCATTGGCGTGGCGCTGTGCATGGGGCCGTACAACTACCCGCTGAACGAGACCTTCAGCACGCTGTTTCCCGCGCTGCTGATGGGCAACGCGGTCATCTTCAAGCCGGCGAAGTTCGGCGTGCTGCTGGTGCGTCCGCTGCTCGAGGCGTTCCGCGACTGCTTCCCGCCGGGCGTCATCAACATCATCTACGGCCGGGGCCGCGAGACGGTGGGCGCGCTGATGGAGAGCGGCGAGGTGGACCTGTTCGCGTTCATCGGGACGAACAAGGGCGCGAGCGAACTCAAGCGCATGCACCCGCATCCGCACCGCCTCAAGTCCGTGCTGGGGCTGGACGCGAAGAACCCGGCGATCATCCTGGACGACGCGGACCTCGACAACACGGTGAAGGAGTGCATCACGGGCACGCTGTCCTTCAACGGGCAGCGGTGCACGGCGCTCAAGGTGCTGCTGGTGCACCGCAAGGTGGTGAAACCCTTCCTCGAGCGCTTCAGCGCGGCGGTGGACAAGCTCAAGCCGGGGATGCCGTGGACGCCGGGGGTGGCGCTCACGCCGCTGCCCGAGCCGGGGAAGACGGACTACCTGCGCGGTCTGGTGGACGACGCGGTGAGCAAGGGGGCGAAGGTGGTGAACGAGCTGGGGGGGAAGGTGAACCAGAGCTTCTTCTTCCCGGCGGTGGTGTACCCGGTGACGCGGGACATGCGGCTGGCGACGGAGGAGCAGTTCGGCCCGGTGATTCCGGTGATGGTGTTCGACGAGGACGAGGAGGCGGTGCGCTACGTGGTCGAGTCGCAGTTCGGGCAGCAGTTGAGCCTGTTCGGGCAGGACTCGGCGCGCATCGGGCGGTTCATCGACGCGTTCGCCAACCAGGTGGGCCGCATCAACCTCAACTGCCAGTGCCAGCGCGGGCCGGACACGTTCCCCTTCAACGGGCGCAAGGACTCGGCGGAGGGCACGTTGTCGGTGGCGGACGCGCTGCGCGTGTTCTCCATCCGCACGCTCGTGGCGGCGAAGACGACGAAGGAGAACACCACGCTCGTGCAGTCCATCCTCACGCGCCGCGAGTCGGACTTCCTCACCACCGACTTCCTCTTCTAG
- a CDS encoding Ig-like domain-containing protein, which yields MGLSGARDLLQAVSAPGAEPPAAEVSIVWPEDGAVLGGNVHVFVPARDERRIARVDVLLDDLRIIGSLPGGVYSLTWNTRGIARGEHTLTARAYDTSGRTSTSAPVKVTVGEPLAVRVSSSGGGSPLSGTLSLSATVEHARGGAWVQFLTEERYLCDAHEPPYTCDVSTASLPDGPLEVRAEVYDDVGNHALSEWVRIPLDDARAASTASLTLPAGRVPVR from the coding sequence ATGGGACTGTCCGGAGCGAGGGATTTGCTCCAGGCGGTGTCCGCTCCGGGCGCCGAGCCGCCCGCCGCCGAGGTGAGCATCGTCTGGCCGGAGGACGGGGCGGTGCTCGGGGGGAACGTGCATGTGTTCGTCCCCGCCCGCGACGAGCGCCGCATCGCCCGGGTGGACGTGCTGCTCGATGACCTGCGGATCATCGGCTCCTTGCCCGGGGGGGTGTACTCGCTCACCTGGAACACCCGGGGCATCGCCCGGGGCGAGCACACGCTGACGGCCCGGGCGTATGACACCTCGGGACGCACGAGCACCTCGGCGCCGGTGAAGGTGACGGTGGGCGAGCCGCTCGCGGTGCGCGTGTCCTCGTCCGGGGGGGGCTCCCCGCTGTCGGGGACGCTGTCGCTGTCGGCCACTGTCGAGCACGCGCGGGGAGGCGCCTGGGTGCAGTTCCTCACCGAGGAGCGCTACCTGTGCGACGCGCACGAGCCCCCCTACACCTGCGACGTGTCCACGGCGTCGCTCCCGGACGGGCCCCTGGAGGTGCGCGCCGAGGTCTATGACGACGTGGGCAACCACGCCCTCTCCGAGTGGGTGCGCATTCCCCTGGATGATGCGCGCGCCGCGTCCACCGCGAGCCTCACCCTGCCCGCCGGGCGCGTCCCGGTGCGCTGA
- a CDS encoding GAF domain-containing sensor histidine kinase encodes MVESSPSPQISPGDSPETAWRAARPGTPSFRELEHAWRHVGYLYEISKLLSGFDTAEHTLPRLMTLATQVLPVRTALLFEGVDGKGEACLERPRLTAWRASDVPDTQWLRAMEQGTTSYAYLVGVSGVRPEVVTAGEPGAPRAGDVLALAPRGATPTLVSLPLVAKGRAFGTLQMEVMGVLAEEGLAFIDAVTNQLATALDRAHALRREVCQRERAEASERAQRELLEREQQAHRELEKAHRRQAFLAEAGALLTQSLDYRVSLSAVARLLVPTWADCCVIDLFTRDTKDSCGTERVALVVTEPPGPASAGTSFVSRAFTDHPWVALSPSPERLTEQSSAVERAEWAGFPSNLRLRIQVRGHTLGVVSLIAAGPGRHDAADVALFEALVQRIAAAVDTAHLYEKAQEAVRWRDELLAVVSHDIKTPLLVVKLNAELLLKAAHEGEPHPRQERLMESILHSADHMRDLIAGLLDRSRLQGGPVPLTLQPLPVKAIIEQALQVLEPLAQSRTLKLKVAVSPEARPVKADRERVLQIISNLVGNALKFTPPGGTITVRAKPVDGMVRFSVKDNGPGISPTDVPHLFERFWRSASASERGTGLGLNIVKTLVEAHGGTVWVESQLGAGSTFFFTLPVAD; translated from the coding sequence ATGGTGGAATCGAGCCCAAGCCCCCAGATTTCACCCGGCGACTCCCCCGAGACGGCCTGGAGGGCCGCCCGGCCCGGCACGCCCTCCTTCCGCGAGCTGGAGCACGCCTGGCGACACGTCGGCTACCTCTACGAAATCAGCAAGCTGCTCAGCGGCTTCGACACCGCGGAGCACACGCTCCCCCGGTTGATGACGCTGGCCACCCAGGTGCTGCCCGTGCGCACCGCCCTCCTGTTCGAGGGCGTGGATGGCAAGGGGGAGGCCTGCCTGGAGCGCCCCCGGCTGACGGCCTGGCGGGCGTCCGATGTGCCGGACACGCAGTGGCTCCGCGCCATGGAGCAGGGAACCACCAGCTATGCGTACCTGGTGGGGGTGAGCGGGGTGAGGCCCGAGGTCGTCACGGCGGGCGAGCCGGGCGCACCGAGGGCCGGGGACGTCCTGGCGCTCGCGCCCCGTGGCGCGACCCCGACGCTCGTCAGCCTGCCGCTGGTGGCCAAGGGCCGCGCCTTCGGCACGCTCCAGATGGAGGTGATGGGGGTGCTGGCCGAGGAGGGGCTCGCGTTCATCGACGCGGTGACCAACCAGCTCGCCACGGCCCTGGACCGCGCCCACGCGCTGCGGCGCGAGGTGTGCCAGCGCGAGCGGGCGGAAGCGAGCGAGCGTGCCCAGCGCGAGCTCTTGGAGCGTGAGCAGCAGGCGCACCGGGAGCTGGAGAAGGCCCACCGGCGCCAGGCCTTCCTCGCCGAGGCGGGCGCGCTGCTGACCCAATCCCTCGACTACCGCGTGTCGCTGTCCGCGGTGGCGCGCCTGCTGGTGCCCACCTGGGCCGACTGCTGCGTCATCGACCTGTTCACCCGTGACACCAAGGACTCGTGCGGCACCGAGCGCGTCGCCCTGGTGGTCACCGAGCCGCCCGGGCCGGCCTCGGCGGGCACGTCCTTCGTCTCCCGGGCCTTCACGGACCACCCCTGGGTGGCCCTGTCGCCGAGCCCCGAGCGCCTGACGGAGCAGAGCTCGGCGGTGGAGCGGGCCGAGTGGGCCGGGTTTCCCTCCAACCTGCGCCTGCGCATCCAGGTGCGCGGCCACACGCTCGGGGTGGTGAGCCTCATCGCCGCCGGGCCCGGGCGCCATGACGCCGCCGACGTCGCGCTCTTCGAGGCGCTCGTGCAACGCATCGCCGCGGCGGTGGACACCGCGCACCTGTACGAGAAGGCCCAGGAGGCGGTGCGCTGGCGCGACGAGCTGCTCGCCGTCGTCTCCCACGACATCAAGACGCCGCTGCTCGTGGTGAAGCTCAACGCGGAGCTCCTCCTCAAGGCCGCCCACGAGGGCGAGCCGCACCCGCGCCAGGAGCGCCTGATGGAGTCCATCCTCCACTCGGCGGACCACATGAGGGATTTGATCGCGGGGCTGTTGGATCGCTCGCGCCTGCAGGGCGGGCCCGTGCCGCTCACCCTCCAGCCGCTGCCGGTGAAGGCGATCATCGAGCAGGCGCTGCAGGTGCTCGAGCCGCTCGCCCAGAGCAGGACCCTGAAGCTGAAGGTGGCGGTGAGCCCGGAGGCGCGGCCCGTGAAGGCCGACCGGGAGCGGGTGCTGCAAATCATCAGCAACCTGGTGGGCAACGCGCTCAAGTTCACGCCCCCGGGGGGCACCATCACCGTGAGGGCCAAGCCAGTGGACGGGATGGTGCGCTTCTCGGTGAAGGACAACGGGCCGGGCATCTCCCCCACGGACGTGCCGCACCTCTTCGAGCGCTTCTGGCGCTCGGCCAGCGCGTCCGAGCGGGGAACAGGGCTGGGGTTGAACATCGTGAAGACGCTGGTGGAGGCGCACGGCGGCACCGTCTGGGTGGAGTCGCAGCTCGGCGCGGGCAGCACCTTCTTCTTCACCCTGCCCGTGGCCGACTGA
- a CDS encoding ATPase domain-containing protein, which yields MSGPTEPFSLPRLETGISNLDAIFHGGMPKGVISVIAGPPGSGKTTLVQQMCFHHAAQGGRVLYFNTLSEPTAKTLLYLRPFTFFDPKLLEERIRFIDLGLSLRTKGLELTTNLLIEQLKLFKPTMVVIDSFKVFDDLARSSEELRKFTYELTVRLMAWECTTFLLGEYSSEHFEHPAYSAIDGIITVKQEQRSGERQRLLQIVKMRGTSHSHEEHPFVITSAGVEVYAPSITLRRMRHSAAGAEGTQRMKTGISKLDALLGKGIPLGSSIIVSGVSGTGKTVLGLEFLYRGAREQNQKGLFLSFEETETRLRDTARGLGWELDREIDRGMVQIVFIPQPDILVDRDILELQRRVETFGAQRVVVDSMSVFLHKLEERSVTRDKVFWLTNIIQNQNAVGFFANDIPAGTQQHSRFGVEETVMDGLILLWSEAQGLERHRYLEVHKLRNTAHASGRHSITIGPGGMQVFPRLDEVPRLDAPFSPRDERVSTGVPQLDELLGGGLLDGSVTLLSGSPGTGKSTLGIQFVLEAARSQKRALYITLEEGPHQLVRGAESLGLPLGEAVKAGEVEILYLPREHLHASRFLSMVEQKIHELRPTRLVLDSASDIEVLGFISEELRRLLYGLVLRLRTLGVTSLFTVEARSLFVSDTISERGLSPLADNIFMLRYLQDDGGLMPVLTVVKTRGSAHVRSSHRILIEQGGFKLGGQIETPVPFSGQKKKRHLGIKWRRHE from the coding sequence ATGAGCGGGCCCACGGAGCCCTTTTCGCTGCCCCGGCTGGAGACGGGCATTTCCAACCTGGATGCCATCTTCCACGGCGGCATGCCCAAGGGCGTCATCTCCGTCATCGCCGGCCCCCCGGGCTCGGGCAAGACGACCCTCGTCCAGCAGATGTGCTTCCACCACGCCGCCCAGGGGGGCCGCGTCCTCTACTTCAACACCCTCTCCGAGCCCACCGCCAAGACGCTGCTCTACCTGCGGCCCTTCACCTTCTTCGATCCCAAGCTGCTCGAGGAGCGCATCCGCTTCATCGACCTCGGCCTGAGCCTGCGCACCAAGGGGCTGGAGCTCACGACCAACCTGCTCATCGAACAGCTCAAGCTGTTCAAGCCCACGATGGTGGTCATCGACAGCTTCAAGGTCTTCGATGACCTGGCCCGCTCGTCCGAGGAGCTGCGCAAGTTCACCTACGAGCTCACCGTGCGGCTGATGGCCTGGGAGTGCACCACCTTCCTGCTCGGCGAGTACAGCTCCGAGCACTTCGAGCACCCGGCCTACTCCGCCATCGACGGCATCATCACCGTCAAGCAGGAGCAGCGCTCGGGCGAGCGGCAACGGCTGCTGCAGATCGTCAAGATGCGCGGCACCTCGCACAGCCACGAGGAGCACCCCTTCGTCATCACCTCGGCGGGTGTCGAGGTGTACGCGCCGAGCATCACCCTGCGGCGCATGCGCCACTCCGCGGCGGGCGCGGAGGGCACCCAGCGGATGAAGACGGGCATCTCCAAGCTCGATGCGCTCCTGGGCAAGGGCATTCCGCTGGGCTCGAGCATCATCGTGTCGGGCGTGTCGGGCACCGGCAAGACGGTGCTGGGGCTGGAGTTCCTCTACCGGGGCGCCCGGGAGCAGAACCAGAAGGGCCTCTTCCTCTCCTTCGAGGAGACCGAGACGCGCCTGCGCGACACCGCCCGGGGGCTGGGCTGGGAGCTGGACCGGGAGATCGACCGGGGCATGGTGCAGATCGTCTTCATCCCCCAGCCCGACATCCTCGTGGACCGGGACATCCTGGAGCTGCAGCGACGCGTGGAGACGTTCGGCGCCCAGCGCGTGGTGGTCGACTCCATGTCCGTCTTCCTCCACAAGCTCGAGGAGCGGAGCGTCACCCGGGACAAGGTGTTCTGGCTGACCAACATCATCCAGAACCAGAACGCGGTGGGCTTCTTCGCCAACGACATCCCCGCGGGCACGCAGCAGCACAGCCGCTTCGGGGTGGAGGAGACGGTGATGGACGGGCTCATCCTCCTGTGGTCGGAGGCCCAGGGGCTCGAGCGCCACCGCTATCTCGAGGTCCACAAGCTGCGCAACACCGCTCACGCCTCCGGCCGGCACTCCATCACCATCGGCCCCGGGGGCATGCAGGTCTTCCCTCGACTGGACGAAGTGCCCCGCCTGGACGCGCCCTTCTCGCCGCGCGACGAGCGGGTGTCCACGGGGGTGCCCCAGCTCGACGAGCTGCTCGGCGGAGGGCTGCTGGACGGCAGCGTCACCCTCTTGTCCGGCAGCCCCGGCACCGGCAAGAGCACCCTGGGCATCCAGTTCGTGCTCGAGGCGGCGCGCAGCCAGAAGCGCGCGCTCTACATCACCCTCGAGGAGGGTCCCCATCAGCTCGTCCGCGGCGCCGAGTCCCTCGGGCTGCCCCTGGGCGAGGCCGTCAAGGCCGGCGAGGTGGAGATCCTCTACCTGCCGCGCGAGCACCTGCACGCCTCGCGCTTCCTGAGCATGGTGGAGCAGAAGATCCACGAGCTGCGGCCCACCCGCCTGGTGCTCGACAGCGCGAGCGACATCGAGGTGCTCGGGTTCATCTCCGAGGAGCTGCGGCGGCTGCTCTACGGGCTGGTGCTGCGCCTGCGCACGCTCGGGGTGACGAGCCTCTTCACCGTCGAGGCCCGCTCGCTCTTCGTCTCCGACACCATCAGCGAGCGTGGCCTGTCGCCGCTGGCCGACAACATCTTCATGCTGCGCTACCTCCAGGACGATGGAGGGCTCATGCCGGTGCTCACGGTGGTGAAGACCCGGGGCAGTGCCCATGTCCGCTCCAGCCACCGCATCCTCATCGAGCAGGGCGGCTTCAAGCTGGGTGGCCAGATCGAAACGCCGGTCCCATTTTCAGGGCAGAAGAAGAAGCGTCACCTGGGCATCAAGTGGCGACGCCACGAGTAG
- a CDS encoding DUF2381 family protein, translating to MRHFLPPRSTLLLVLVASVAMAKEREPVSRNLYLSDSPRDEVRPVYVAGEMVTVLRFQQPCTEAGTKMLGWEGRFEPVVCVGKRVLIEPLQDLKPEDRFLLVVTLADGKELPFTVTAREGRFDHQVSVFLNLETPEAARRRLADAYVRARTLEEENERLRKEQASTSHAYASLLASGAAKNTPFRRESKWRVDLGGAVVDISIYSARKMQKAAVLFHVTNSQLDVPWRLKEVQLSAMRGRQSHEEPVRTGEKKDPA from the coding sequence ATGCGGCACTTCTTACCTCCCCGGTCTACCCTGCTGCTCGTTCTCGTGGCGTCTGTCGCCATGGCGAAGGAACGCGAGCCCGTCTCTCGCAACCTCTACCTTTCGGACAGCCCAAGGGACGAAGTACGCCCGGTGTACGTCGCGGGTGAGATGGTCACCGTTCTCCGGTTCCAGCAGCCCTGCACCGAGGCAGGAACGAAAATGCTGGGCTGGGAAGGTCGATTCGAGCCCGTGGTGTGTGTCGGCAAGAGAGTGCTTATCGAGCCGCTCCAAGACCTCAAACCAGAGGATCGCTTCCTCCTGGTGGTGACGCTCGCGGACGGGAAAGAACTGCCCTTCACCGTGACGGCACGTGAGGGGCGCTTTGATCACCAGGTGAGCGTGTTCCTGAACCTCGAGACCCCAGAGGCAGCTCGCAGGCGACTGGCAGATGCCTACGTCAGGGCGCGCACGCTTGAAGAGGAAAACGAACGACTCCGAAAAGAGCAAGCCTCCACCAGTCATGCCTACGCATCACTCCTGGCCAGCGGCGCAGCGAAAAACACGCCATTTCGTCGCGAGAGCAAGTGGCGAGTCGATCTGGGGGGCGCCGTGGTTGATATCTCTATCTATTCCGCCAGGAAAATGCAGAAAGCGGCTGTCCTGTTTCATGTGACCAATAGTCAATTGGACGTGCCTTGGAGGCTGAAGGAAGTCCAGCTATCGGCCATGCGCGGCAGACAATCCCACGAGGAGCCCGTGCGAACAGGCGAGAAAAAGGATCCGGCATGA